A stretch of Desulfurivibrio alkaliphilus AHT 2 DNA encodes these proteins:
- a CDS encoding FprA family A-type flavoprotein: MKAVEIKPDVFWVGAVDWNNRDFHGYSIKKGTTYNAYLVRDEKTVLFDTVRQGFKSDLLHHLHHVVEPEKIDYLVVNHVELDHSGCLPEMIELIKPEKIFCSPMGQKALLEHFHRPDWPLVVVKSGESISLGKRTVRFLETRMLHWPDSMFSYLPEDKLLISSDAFGQHWATSQRFDDEVDGGELMAHAAKYYANILLPFSPLVDKLLAQVQAEGLEIEMIAPDHGLIWRSNPGAIVEAYQRWCRQESAAKAVIIYDTMWHSTEKMAKAVESGLLAEGINNISLLHARRNHRSDIMAEVLNARALIIGSATLNNNIMPAMADVLTYMKGLRPKNKLGAAFGSYGWSGEAVKHLNGYLEEMGVELVGEGVRIKNVPTHEALADCVELGRAIARAMG, encoded by the coding sequence ATGAAAGCAGTGGAGATCAAACCGGATGTTTTCTGGGTGGGGGCGGTGGATTGGAACAACCGCGATTTTCATGGGTATTCCATAAAAAAAGGCACCACCTACAATGCTTACCTGGTGCGGGACGAAAAGACGGTGTTGTTTGATACCGTGCGCCAGGGGTTTAAAAGTGATCTGCTGCACCACCTGCACCATGTGGTTGAGCCGGAGAAAATCGACTACCTGGTGGTCAACCATGTGGAGTTGGATCATTCCGGTTGCCTGCCGGAGATGATTGAGCTGATCAAGCCCGAGAAGATCTTCTGCTCCCCCATGGGGCAAAAGGCCCTGCTGGAGCATTTTCACCGACCAGACTGGCCCTTGGTGGTGGTAAAAAGCGGTGAGAGCATATCCCTGGGCAAGCGGACGGTGCGCTTTTTGGAAACCCGGATGCTGCACTGGCCCGACAGCATGTTTTCCTATCTCCCCGAAGATAAGCTGCTGATTTCCAGCGACGCCTTCGGTCAACACTGGGCCACTTCCCAGCGTTTTGACGATGAGGTGGATGGAGGCGAATTGATGGCGCACGCCGCCAAGTATTACGCCAATATCCTGCTGCCCTTCTCGCCGCTGGTGGATAAACTGCTGGCCCAGGTGCAGGCCGAAGGGCTGGAGATTGAGATGATCGCGCCGGATCATGGCCTGATCTGGCGTAGCAACCCCGGGGCCATTGTAGAGGCCTATCAGCGCTGGTGTCGCCAGGAAAGCGCGGCCAAGGCGGTGATTATCTATGACACCATGTGGCATAGCACTGAAAAGATGGCCAAGGCCGTGGAAAGCGGCCTGCTGGCGGAAGGAATCAACAACATCAGCCTGCTGCACGCCCGGCGCAACCATCGCAGCGACATCATGGCCGAGGTGCTCAATGCCCGGGCGCTGATTATCGGCTCGGCCACCCTGAACAACAACATTATGCCGGCCATGGCCGATGTGCTGACCTATATGAAGGGTCTGCGCCCCAAAAACAAGTTGGGCGCGGCCTTTGGCTCTTATGGCTGGAGCGGTGAAGCGGTGAAGCACTTAAATGGTTATCTTGAAGAGATGGGGGTTGAGCTGGTGGGTGAAGGGGTGCGGATTAAAAATGTGCCCACCCACGAAGCCCTGGCCGACTGCGTGGAGTTGGGGCGGGCCATTGCCCGTGCCATGGGATGA